Proteins encoded together in one Synechococcus sp. A15-62 window:
- a CDS encoding M15 family metallopeptidase, which produces MVRASSARRTEREDIPVARRTRQPRQRKGNSAAGLLFGLVLVCAGSLAVVMLVPTLLSRRQPTQSLEISGFRERPDADGRLLGHFPYDEADADQLIVFEPGIELNVEAADALDTMMRSASADGVDLRLLSGFRSLALQESIFFDVASERNQTAEERAQVSAPPGYSEHSTGYAVDLGDGRFPETNLSQSFQDTAAFRWLQDHAARYHFVLSFPEGNKQGVMYEPWHWRYQGNADALRLFEPASRFSRRDP; this is translated from the coding sequence TTGGTTCGGGCCTCCTCTGCGCGACGCACCGAGCGGGAGGACATTCCGGTCGCCCGTCGAACACGACAGCCGCGACAACGCAAGGGAAACAGCGCGGCTGGTCTGCTGTTCGGGCTTGTTCTTGTCTGTGCCGGAAGCCTTGCTGTGGTGATGCTGGTTCCCACCCTGCTGTCACGGCGCCAGCCCACGCAGAGCCTCGAGATTTCAGGCTTTCGCGAACGTCCCGATGCCGATGGCCGTCTTCTGGGTCACTTCCCCTATGACGAAGCGGATGCCGATCAACTCATCGTCTTTGAGCCAGGGATTGAGCTGAATGTGGAGGCCGCCGATGCCCTCGACACGATGATGCGATCCGCCTCGGCAGACGGGGTTGATCTGCGTCTGCTCAGCGGATTTCGCTCCCTGGCCCTCCAGGAATCGATCTTTTTTGACGTGGCCTCCGAACGGAACCAAACCGCCGAAGAACGAGCTCAGGTTTCGGCTCCACCCGGCTACTCCGAACACAGCACCGGTTATGCCGTGGATCTCGGCGATGGCCGTTTTCCTGAGACCAACCTCTCCCAGAGCTTTCAAGACACCGCAGCCTTTCGCTGGTTGCAGGACCATGCGGCCCGGTATCACTTCGTGTTGTCCTTCCCCGAAGGCAACAAACAGGGTGTGATGTACGAACCCTGGCATTGGCGCTACCAGGGCAATGCGGATGCACTGCGATTGTTCGAGCCGGCCAGCCGGTTCTCCAGGCGCGACCCTTGA
- a CDS encoding U32 family peptidase translates to MNVPELLSPAGDWAAMKAAAASGADAVYFGVDAFNARQRAENFRLQDLSELMQWLHQRGLKGFLTFNVLVFSDELEAAAQLLIAADRAGVDAVIVQDVGLCRLAQRLVPNLCVHGSTQMSITSAAGIAQAAALGCQRVVLARELALRDLERLQTQLVQRNLAMPLEVFVHGALCVAYSGQCLTSESLGQRSANRGECAQACRLPYEMVVDGQAHPLDDQRYLLSPQDLAAWELLPELQRIGVASLKIEGRLKDAAYVAAVTDAYRQRLDQTPAAAPQVHRQLELAFSRGLSTGWLEGVNHRRLVHGRWSKKRGPLVGQLLRVERGGWLHLRSRDQLQAGQGLVLEQLSSDPLQPPREIGGRIMVCERLGDERWKLRLGPERVDGSGLRPGTSVWLTSDPDWQSRWQRAARRTVEARSRDLSLRVSGRLDAPLELHLLAPPGLDLKVSSSMPLQSASQRPLDRGRLEQQLGRLGGTGWSLQHLEVQLEGDLFLPVAELNRMRRVLLERLEASLHGSSDSGPVPGATKTADPTELLAQMCPTVVAPLSETKPGLVVLVRSLEQLQALVHLSGTDLPIRSVVADLEQPRDLREAVAIGRGCWPEGVWLAGARITRPDERWTLEPLIRARPDGFLVRNADQLEVLTPLAPCIGDFSLNTANPLSFHWYRDHWKLQRLTASYDLNLQQLLDLAAAVNPALLEVTLHQHMPLFHMEHCLFCAFLSNGKDHTDCGRPCEKHHVTLRDRSGVEHPLRADLGCRNTLFNGTAQSGVEALPSLLRAGVRRVRLELLDEDAAATHRRVSLYAEALAGRMATQEVWSQEQIHHQLGVTRGSLRSKGPERTSRFSR, encoded by the coding sequence TTGAACGTCCCCGAACTGCTATCTCCCGCCGGCGACTGGGCTGCGATGAAGGCGGCTGCTGCCTCCGGTGCCGATGCGGTCTATTTCGGTGTTGATGCTTTCAACGCCCGCCAGCGGGCTGAAAATTTCCGACTGCAAGACCTTTCTGAGCTGATGCAGTGGCTGCATCAGCGGGGTTTGAAGGGATTCCTCACCTTCAACGTGTTGGTGTTCAGCGATGAATTGGAGGCAGCAGCTCAGCTGCTGATTGCTGCAGATCGAGCCGGCGTGGATGCGGTGATCGTCCAGGACGTGGGTCTCTGTCGCCTGGCCCAGCGGCTGGTGCCGAATCTCTGTGTGCACGGTTCAACCCAGATGTCGATCACCAGTGCAGCGGGCATCGCCCAGGCTGCTGCACTCGGTTGTCAGCGGGTGGTGCTGGCCCGGGAGCTGGCTTTGCGTGATCTTGAGCGCCTGCAGACACAACTCGTCCAGCGGAACCTTGCGATGCCGTTGGAGGTGTTCGTGCACGGCGCCCTTTGCGTTGCCTATTCCGGTCAATGCCTGACCAGTGAGTCGCTTGGGCAGCGCAGTGCCAATCGAGGTGAGTGTGCCCAGGCCTGTCGCCTGCCCTATGAAATGGTGGTAGATGGTCAAGCTCACCCGCTTGATGACCAGCGATACCTCCTCTCGCCCCAGGATCTGGCGGCCTGGGAGCTGCTGCCGGAGTTGCAGCGCATCGGCGTAGCCAGCCTCAAGATCGAAGGCCGCCTGAAGGATGCTGCCTACGTGGCTGCCGTCACCGACGCCTATCGGCAGCGCCTGGATCAGACCCCCGCTGCGGCGCCGCAGGTGCATCGCCAACTTGAGCTGGCATTTTCCCGAGGCCTGTCCACCGGTTGGCTGGAAGGGGTGAACCACCGCCGTCTGGTGCATGGCCGCTGGAGCAAGAAACGCGGCCCCCTGGTGGGGCAGTTGCTGCGGGTGGAACGGGGTGGTTGGTTGCATTTGCGCAGCCGGGACCAGCTGCAAGCTGGTCAGGGCCTTGTGCTGGAACAGCTGTCGTCCGACCCCCTGCAGCCGCCTCGGGAGATCGGTGGCCGGATCATGGTGTGTGAGCGGCTGGGCGACGAACGCTGGAAGCTGCGCCTTGGGCCCGAGCGCGTGGATGGCTCAGGCTTGAGACCTGGCACCTCGGTCTGGCTCACCAGTGACCCTGACTGGCAGTCCCGTTGGCAGCGTGCTGCCCGCCGCACGGTGGAGGCCCGGTCTCGGGATCTGTCGCTGCGGGTGTCCGGTCGGCTGGATGCACCGCTGGAGTTGCACCTCCTGGCGCCTCCGGGGCTGGATCTGAAGGTCAGCAGCTCCATGCCGCTGCAGAGTGCTTCGCAGCGCCCTCTAGATAGGGGTCGCCTAGAGCAGCAACTGGGACGCCTGGGGGGAACCGGCTGGTCGCTCCAGCATCTTGAGGTCCAGCTGGAGGGCGATCTCTTTCTGCCGGTGGCGGAACTAAACCGCATGCGCAGGGTGCTGCTGGAGCGGTTGGAGGCCTCGCTGCATGGGAGCAGTGATTCAGGTCCTGTCCCTGGAGCCACCAAAACAGCAGACCCCACAGAGTTGCTGGCTCAGATGTGCCCAACAGTTGTCGCTCCCCTCAGCGAGACCAAGCCAGGCTTGGTGGTGCTGGTGCGCAGCCTGGAGCAGCTGCAGGCCTTGGTCCATCTATCCGGCACGGACCTGCCGATTCGCTCGGTGGTGGCTGATCTTGAGCAGCCGCGGGATTTGCGGGAAGCGGTGGCGATCGGTAGAGGTTGCTGGCCGGAGGGTGTTTGGCTGGCTGGGGCACGGATCACACGGCCTGATGAACGCTGGACGCTTGAGCCACTGATTCGTGCTCGCCCCGACGGTTTCCTGGTGCGAAATGCCGATCAGCTGGAGGTGCTGACGCCGCTGGCCCCTTGCATTGGCGACTTTTCCCTCAACACCGCCAACCCCCTGAGCTTCCATTGGTATCGCGACCACTGGAAGCTGCAGCGACTCACGGCCAGTTACGACCTGAACCTTCAGCAACTGCTGGATCTGGCCGCCGCCGTTAATCCGGCGCTGCTGGAGGTCACCCTGCATCAGCACATGCCGTTGTTCCACATGGAGCATTGCCTGTTCTGTGCGTTCCTCTCAAACGGCAAGGACCACACTGATTGCGGTCGTCCCTGTGAGAAGCACCACGTCACCCTGCGAGATCGCAGCGGCGTTGAACATCCCCTGCGGGCTGATCTGGGGTGTCGCAACACTCTTTTCAATGGCACGGCCCAATCGGGCGTGGAGGCGCTTCCGTCTCTGCTGCGGGCTGGTGTGCGCCGGGTCCGGCTTGAACTTCTTGATGAGGATGCCGCTGCGACGCACCGGCGCGTCAGCCTTTATGCCGAGGCTCTGGCGGGTCGGATGGCCACCCAGGAGGTCTGGTCCCAGGAGCAAATCCACCACCAGCTGGGCGTCACCCGCGGCAGCCTGCGCAGCAAGGGTCCGGAGCGCACCAGTCGATTCTCACGTTGA
- the typA gene encoding translational GTPase TypA: MSANNKAIRNIAIIAHVDHGKTTLVDSLLAQSGIFRDNEAVPTCVMDSNDLERERGITILSKNTAVTYKDTRINIVDTPGHADFGGEVERVLGMVDGCLLIVDANEGPMPQTRFVLKKALEQGLRPIVFVNKIDRARVDPETAVDKVLDLFIELGADDDQCDFPYLFGSGLGGFAKPDMKTDSDNMRPLFDAILRHVPPPVGDPEKPLQLQITTLDYSDFLGRIIIGRVHNGKIKQGQNAALIKDDGSIKKGRISKLLGFEGLQRVEIEEASAGDLVAVAGFDDVNIGETIACPDEPTALPLIKVDEPTLQMTFVVNDSPFAGKEGKFVTSRQVRDRLQRELLTNVALRVEDTDSPDRFAVSGRGELHLGILIETMRREGYEFQVSQPQVIYRTIDGTPCEPVETLVMDVPEPAVGSCIEKLGTRKGEMQNMETSADGRTQLEFIVPSRGLIGFRGEFIRATRGEGIMSHSFYEYRPMMGEFDTRRNGVLIAFEEGTATFYALKNAEDRGQFFISPGTKVYKGMIIGEYNRPQDLEINVCKTKQLTNMRSAGAEELDTLQAPVQMTLERALEYIGPDEMLEVTPESIRLRKLPGKKPAKSKR, translated from the coding sequence ATGAGCGCCAACAACAAGGCGATCCGCAACATCGCGATCATCGCCCACGTTGACCACGGCAAGACGACTCTGGTCGATTCGCTGTTGGCGCAGTCAGGAATTTTCCGCGACAACGAGGCCGTCCCCACCTGTGTGATGGACTCCAACGACCTGGAGCGTGAGCGGGGCATCACGATCCTGTCGAAAAACACGGCTGTCACCTACAAGGACACCCGGATCAACATCGTTGACACCCCTGGGCACGCCGATTTCGGTGGTGAAGTGGAGCGGGTGCTGGGCATGGTCGACGGTTGCCTGCTGATCGTTGATGCCAACGAGGGGCCGATGCCCCAAACCCGCTTTGTGTTGAAGAAAGCCCTAGAGCAGGGTCTGCGCCCGATCGTGTTCGTCAACAAGATCGACCGTGCCCGGGTGGACCCCGAGACCGCCGTCGACAAGGTGCTCGACCTGTTCATTGAACTCGGCGCTGACGATGATCAGTGCGATTTCCCCTACCTGTTCGGCAGCGGTCTTGGAGGCTTCGCCAAGCCCGACATGAAGACCGACAGCGACAACATGCGTCCGCTGTTCGATGCCATCTTGCGCCACGTTCCGCCCCCGGTTGGTGATCCGGAAAAGCCCCTTCAGCTGCAAATCACAACCCTTGATTATTCAGACTTCCTGGGTCGGATCATCATTGGCCGCGTTCATAACGGAAAAATCAAACAGGGTCAGAACGCTGCGCTGATCAAGGACGACGGCAGCATCAAGAAGGGCCGCATCAGCAAGCTTCTTGGCTTCGAGGGGCTGCAGCGCGTTGAGATCGAAGAGGCTTCCGCCGGTGATCTGGTGGCCGTTGCTGGTTTCGACGACGTCAACATCGGTGAAACCATCGCCTGCCCGGATGAGCCCACCGCTCTGCCGCTGATCAAGGTGGATGAGCCCACCCTGCAGATGACCTTCGTCGTCAACGATTCACCCTTCGCTGGCAAGGAAGGCAAGTTCGTCACCAGCCGTCAGGTGCGTGACCGCCTTCAGCGTGAGTTGCTCACCAACGTGGCCTTGCGTGTGGAAGACACCGATTCACCAGATCGTTTTGCGGTGAGTGGTCGCGGTGAGCTGCACCTCGGCATCCTGATCGAGACCATGCGCCGTGAGGGCTATGAGTTCCAGGTGTCCCAGCCGCAGGTGATCTACCGCACCATCGATGGCACCCCTTGTGAGCCCGTGGAAACCCTGGTGATGGATGTCCCTGAACCTGCCGTGGGCAGCTGCATCGAAAAACTGGGCACCCGCAAGGGTGAGATGCAGAACATGGAAACCAGTGCTGATGGCCGCACCCAGCTGGAGTTCATCGTTCCCTCCCGCGGTCTGATCGGTTTCCGCGGTGAATTCATCCGGGCCACCCGCGGCGAAGGAATCATGAGCCATTCCTTCTATGAGTACCGGCCGATGATGGGTGAATTCGACACCCGCCGGAACGGTGTACTGATCGCCTTCGAAGAGGGAACGGCCACGTTCTATGCCCTCAAGAACGCTGAGGATCGCGGCCAGTTTTTCATCAGCCCCGGCACCAAGGTTTACAAGGGAATGATCATCGGTGAATACAACCGGCCTCAAGACCTTGAAATCAACGTCTGTAAGACCAAGCAGCTCACCAACATGCGTTCCGCTGGCGCTGAGGAACTGGACACGCTGCAAGCACCGGTTCAGATGACGCTGGAGCGCGCGTTGGAATACATCGGCCCCGACGAGATGCTCGAAGTCACGCCCGAGTCGATCCGTCTGCGCAAACTTCCCGGGAAGAAGCCGGCCAAGTCCAAGCGCTGA
- a CDS encoding DUF309 domain-containing protein: MPQADPRFQQGVELFNAGEWYAAHDLFEELWHETADPERRSLQGILQVAVAQLHLQRGNRRGATILFGEALGRLKRPGTPDLGLDLASLCRAAHQRLEALQQDGDPESCTVPVLESKR; this comes from the coding sequence ATGCCTCAGGCGGATCCTCGCTTTCAACAGGGAGTGGAGCTCTTCAATGCGGGTGAGTGGTACGCCGCTCATGATCTGTTTGAGGAGCTCTGGCATGAAACAGCTGATCCGGAACGGCGCAGCCTGCAGGGGATCCTGCAGGTGGCCGTAGCGCAGTTGCATTTGCAACGGGGCAACCGGCGGGGGGCCACGATTCTCTTTGGTGAAGCTCTGGGTCGTCTTAAACGTCCTGGAACCCCAGATCTGGGCCTGGACCTCGCGTCTCTGTGCCGTGCTGCGCATCAGCGGCTCGAGGCGCTTCAGCAGGATGGGGATCCCGAGTCATGCACTGTCCCTGTTCTTGAGTCCAAGCGCTGA
- a CDS encoding LptA/OstA family protein produces MLRTGGFCLALPLLAIFWPLVSAQAQQTADAGVITIESDLQSADNGTGVITASGNVRLVHAGRGLVATSRQAQYFTEEDRIVLSGDVDVIQADGNQLRADRFTYLLEEGRAIASPVPGQQVFSQWSLTPSQPMLDVQAETTTVTR; encoded by the coding sequence ATGCTCCGTACCGGGGGCTTTTGTTTAGCTCTCCCCCTTCTGGCCATCTTTTGGCCCCTGGTGTCGGCCCAGGCTCAGCAAACGGCTGACGCAGGCGTCATCACGATTGAGTCCGATCTTCAATCGGCCGACAACGGCACGGGTGTGATCACTGCCAGCGGCAATGTTCGTCTGGTGCATGCCGGTCGTGGCTTGGTGGCCACCAGCCGACAGGCCCAGTACTTCACGGAGGAAGACCGGATTGTGCTGAGTGGTGATGTGGATGTGATTCAGGCCGACGGCAACCAGCTCCGCGCTGATCGCTTCACTTATCTGCTGGAGGAAGGTCGCGCGATCGCCAGCCCCGTTCCGGGCCAGCAGGTGTTCAGTCAGTGGTCGCTCACTCCCAGCCAACCCATGCTCGACGTTCAGGCCGAGACAACCACGGTGACTCGATGA
- the lptB gene encoding LPS export ABC transporter ATP-binding protein translates to MSLELSNVSITLGGRQLLKGLDLKLSPGEVVGLLGPNGAGKTTTFNLVIGLLSPDQGDVTVDGARVTDLPMPERARLGVGYLPQEPSVFRNLTVRENLDIALEQTDLSSEQRRERRQQLIEDFHLTAFINRLGFQLSGGERRRCEVARALASGANGPTYLLLDEPFAGVDPLAVADLQLLIEGLRSRGMGILITDHNVRETLATTDRAYILNDGAVLAAGRSEEVAADPQVRRYYLGEGFQL, encoded by the coding sequence ATGAGCCTGGAACTGTCGAATGTCTCCATCACCCTTGGGGGTCGCCAGTTGCTGAAGGGCTTGGATCTGAAGCTTTCCCCCGGTGAGGTGGTCGGCCTGCTCGGTCCTAACGGAGCTGGAAAAACTACCACCTTCAATCTGGTGATCGGTCTGCTCTCCCCTGATCAGGGTGATGTGACCGTGGACGGTGCGCGTGTCACCGACCTCCCCATGCCGGAGCGAGCAAGGCTTGGCGTGGGTTATCTGCCCCAGGAACCCAGTGTTTTTCGCAACCTCACGGTGCGTGAAAACCTGGATATCGCTCTTGAACAGACCGATCTCAGTTCCGAGCAGCGACGGGAGCGGCGCCAGCAGCTGATTGAAGACTTTCACCTCACCGCGTTCATCAACCGGCTTGGCTTCCAACTTTCCGGGGGGGAACGTCGCCGTTGCGAAGTGGCCCGGGCGCTGGCATCGGGTGCCAACGGACCGACGTATCTGCTTTTGGATGAACCCTTCGCCGGTGTTGACCCCCTCGCGGTGGCAGACCTGCAGTTGCTGATCGAGGGGTTGCGGTCCCGGGGCATGGGGATTCTGATCACCGATCACAACGTGCGGGAAACCCTGGCCACCACTGATCGGGCTTACATCCTCAACGATGGTGCGGTGTTGGCTGCAGGACGGTCCGAGGAGGTGGCGGCTGATCCACAGGTGCGTCGTTACTACCTCGGGGAGGGATTCCAGCTGTGA
- a CDS encoding LptF/LptG family permease yields MRLDLLDRWLLKELLGPLLFFIALFTLLLLTGGVMFELVRQMVDKNLPITIAVQVLLFSIPRWLAFSVPIGTLMASLFVFTRLSANSELTALRSLGITTVRMISAALALSMVMTLFTFVLNDVVVPRSQRYAEVTLKRSLGRSLASETGRDIIYPRFGTRFDSDGEEDGKGLNQLFYSRKFQDGEMVDVTVLDFTRSGFTQMLRADRAIWNEDQASWDFLDGQILTLAANGSSTKADFDRYVYPLGSGPVRLAGIEKDAVNMTVAEALQAQRLYEEAGSIKEARKIRVRIQEKFTVPMACLVFGLFGATLGAQPSYRSSRSFSFVLTLGIIAVYYVIGFSFSSLGVKGTLPPILAAWLPVMLFLGAGGLLLKQASR; encoded by the coding sequence ATGCGGCTGGATCTCCTGGATCGTTGGTTGCTCAAGGAGCTTCTGGGTCCGCTGCTGTTCTTCATCGCTCTCTTCACCCTGCTGCTGCTCACCGGTGGCGTGATGTTTGAACTGGTGCGGCAGATGGTCGATAAGAACCTGCCGATCACGATCGCGGTTCAGGTTCTGTTGTTCAGCATTCCCCGTTGGTTGGCCTTTTCTGTGCCGATCGGAACGTTGATGGCGTCGCTGTTCGTGTTCACCCGCCTTTCGGCGAACAGTGAACTCACTGCACTGCGAAGCCTTGGGATCACCACAGTGAGGATGATCAGCGCGGCCCTCGCCCTCTCCATGGTGATGACGCTGTTCACCTTCGTCCTCAACGACGTGGTGGTGCCTCGCAGCCAACGCTATGCAGAGGTCACCCTCAAGCGTTCATTGGGGCGTTCCCTCGCCAGTGAGACAGGACGCGACATCATTTATCCCCGTTTCGGGACCCGCTTCGACTCCGACGGCGAAGAAGACGGCAAGGGACTGAATCAACTCTTCTATTCGAGGAAGTTTCAGGACGGGGAAATGGTGGACGTGACGGTTCTGGATTTCACCCGATCCGGCTTCACCCAGATGTTGCGTGCGGATCGGGCGATCTGGAATGAGGACCAGGCCAGCTGGGACTTTCTCGATGGCCAGATTCTGACCCTGGCTGCCAACGGCAGCTCAACCAAGGCTGATTTCGATCGTTACGTCTATCCCCTTGGGTCAGGACCGGTGCGCCTGGCAGGAATTGAGAAGGATGCCGTCAACATGACCGTTGCTGAAGCTTTGCAGGCCCAGAGGCTGTATGAAGAGGCCGGCAGCATCAAGGAGGCCCGCAAGATTCGTGTGCGGATCCAGGAGAAGTTCACGGTTCCCATGGCTTGTCTGGTGTTTGGCTTGTTTGGAGCCACCCTTGGCGCTCAGCCCAGTTACCGAAGCAGCCGAAGCTTCTCGTTCGTGCTCACCCTCGGGATCATCGCTGTTTATTACGTGATCGGTTTCAGCTTCAGTTCCCTTGGGGTGAAGGGAACCCTTCCACCGATCCTGGCGGCATGGCTGCCGGTGATGTTGTTTCTCGGGGCGGGTGGTCTGTTACTGAAACAGGCCAGTCGCTGA
- the ccsB gene encoding c-type cytochrome biogenesis protein CcsB, translated as MLNTPFELVTSLGFAGFVLLLLAMPLAFWAVSSQSRAGLVRLLVAVANLLFTAQLILRWWQSGHFPISNLYESLCFLAWACTLTQLLVERAWPSPIVAAAATPMGLGCIAFASFALPDQLQSAAPLVPALRSSWLVMHVSVIMVSYAALLVGSLLSLAVLVTDRDQSLELRSSSIGSGGFRQAASLTNGGSVQLKSVQLSTNEQLDSLSYRTITVGFLMLTVGIVSGAVWANEAWGSYWSWDPKETWALICWLVYAAYLHTRLSRGWQGRRPALVAVVGLVVIAVCYIGVNLLGIGLHSYGWFF; from the coding sequence GTGTTGAACACGCCTTTTGAGCTGGTCACCAGTCTTGGTTTTGCAGGCTTCGTGTTGCTGCTGCTGGCCATGCCTCTGGCTTTCTGGGCGGTGTCCAGCCAATCCCGAGCTGGCTTGGTTCGGCTTCTAGTGGCCGTCGCCAACCTTCTGTTCACAGCTCAGCTGATTTTGCGCTGGTGGCAATCAGGCCACTTCCCGATCAGCAACCTCTACGAATCCCTTTGCTTCCTTGCCTGGGCTTGCACCCTCACCCAGTTGTTGGTGGAACGGGCCTGGCCGTCTCCCATCGTTGCGGCAGCAGCCACCCCCATGGGCCTGGGTTGCATTGCCTTCGCCAGCTTCGCGTTGCCCGATCAATTGCAGTCAGCGGCTCCTCTGGTTCCTGCCCTGCGCTCCAGCTGGTTGGTGATGCATGTGAGCGTGATCATGGTGAGTTATGCCGCCTTGCTGGTGGGATCCCTGCTCTCCTTGGCGGTCTTGGTCACCGATCGCGACCAATCCCTGGAACTCAGGAGCAGTTCCATTGGCAGTGGTGGATTTCGTCAGGCGGCCTCACTTACCAACGGTGGTTCTGTTCAGCTGAAATCGGTTCAGCTGAGCACCAATGAACAACTCGACAGCCTCAGTTACCGCACGATCACGGTTGGTTTCCTGATGCTCACGGTGGGCATCGTGAGTGGTGCTGTTTGGGCGAATGAAGCCTGGGGCAGCTATTGGAGCTGGGACCCCAAGGAAACCTGGGCCTTGATCTGCTGGCTGGTCTACGCCGCTTATCTGCACACCCGCCTCAGCCGCGGTTGGCAGGGCCGACGCCCAGCTCTTGTTGCGGTGGTGGGTCTTGTGGTGATCGCTGTTTGCTACATCGGCGTGAATCTGCTGGGAATTGGCTTGCACAGTTACGGCTGGTTTTTCTGA
- a CDS encoding glycine zipper 2TM domain-containing protein encodes MRAERPCPKTLHFHGGKSHKHQQGHRAHNHPDHPPTTSSGKTVVEAPAAEDNNSCLEGSLAGGVLGGALGGALAKKDNWIWSIPAGAVGGALVGCQIDGG; translated from the coding sequence GTGAGGGCCGAACGCCCTTGTCCCAAGACCCTGCATTTCCATGGGGGCAAAAGCCATAAGCACCAGCAGGGGCACCGCGCCCACAACCATCCAGATCATCCACCAACAACGTCAAGCGGAAAAACCGTCGTCGAGGCCCCTGCTGCTGAGGACAACAATTCCTGTTTGGAGGGAAGTCTCGCTGGTGGTGTTCTTGGTGGAGCCTTGGGAGGCGCGCTTGCCAAAAAGGACAACTGGATCTGGTCCATTCCCGCTGGAGCCGTTGGCGGTGCCCTGGTCGGATGTCAGATCGATGGTGGTTGA
- a CDS encoding septal ring lytic transglycosylase RlpA family protein: MDSPPKLFTTPMRITLSLVSPVVGLVLLVAAGCSRNKVENTQPNHDVSPATEKTVVGRATWYGPGFYGNKTASGEILQRNTLTAAHGQLPFGTKVKVTREDTNESVTVVINDRKPFKEGTVIDLAHGAADQLGIDEDGEARVSLEVLD; this comes from the coding sequence ATGGACTCTCCCCCCAAACTCTTCACAACTCCGATGAGAATCACTCTTTCGTTGGTGTCCCCTGTCGTCGGGCTTGTGTTGCTGGTCGCTGCAGGCTGTTCCCGCAACAAGGTCGAGAACACCCAGCCCAACCACGATGTTTCACCTGCAACGGAGAAGACTGTCGTTGGTCGGGCCACTTGGTATGGGCCTGGTTTCTATGGAAATAAAACCGCTAGTGGTGAGATCCTTCAGAGGAACACCCTGACTGCTGCTCACGGCCAGTTGCCTTTTGGGACGAAGGTGAAAGTCACGCGTGAAGACACCAATGAAAGTGTGACTGTGGTGATCAACGATCGAAAACCCTTCAAGGAGGGCACAGTCATCGATCTTGCCCATGGAGCTGCAGATCAGTTAGGGATCGATGAAGACGGTGAAGCCCGAGTAAGCCTCGAGGTTCTCGATTGA
- the rpe gene encoding ribulose-phosphate 3-epimerase, whose protein sequence is MSTKPLVISPSILSADFARLGEEVKAVDEAGADWIHVDVMDGRFVPNITIGPLIVEALRPVTQKPLDVHLMIVEPEKYVPDFAKAGADIISVQVEACPHLHRNLAQIKDLGKKAGAVLNPSTPIDTLEYCLELCDLVLVMSVNPGFGGQSFIENQVQKIRDLRRMCDERGLDPWIEVDGGIKAGNAWKVIEAGANAIVSGSGVFNQPDYAEAIKGIRNSSSKEAVLA, encoded by the coding sequence ATGAGCACCAAGCCCCTGGTGATCTCGCCGTCGATCCTGTCGGCTGACTTCGCACGCCTCGGCGAAGAAGTGAAAGCCGTGGACGAAGCCGGTGCGGATTGGATCCATGTGGATGTGATGGACGGCCGCTTTGTTCCGAACATCACCATTGGACCGCTGATTGTTGAAGCGCTGCGTCCGGTGACCCAGAAGCCCCTGGACGTTCACCTGATGATCGTTGAGCCGGAGAAGTACGTCCCTGACTTCGCCAAGGCCGGTGCCGACATCATTTCTGTGCAGGTTGAGGCCTGCCCGCACCTGCACCGGAACCTGGCTCAGATCAAAGACCTGGGCAAAAAAGCAGGTGCAGTCCTGAATCCCTCAACTCCAATCGACACCCTCGAGTACTGCCTCGAGCTCTGCGATCTGGTGCTGGTCATGAGCGTCAACCCCGGTTTCGGCGGCCAAAGCTTCATCGAAAACCAGGTTCAGAAAATCCGCGACTTGCGCCGCATGTGCGATGAGAGGGGTCTCGATCCCTGGATCGAAGTGGATGGCGGCATCAAAGCCGGCAATGCCTGGAAGGTGATCGAAGCAGGTGCCAACGCGATTGTGTCTGGCTCCGGCGTGTTCAACCAACCCGATTACGCCGAAGCGATCAAAGGCATCCGCAACAGCAGCAGCAAGGAAGCCGTTCTTGCCTGA